From Pseudoalteromonas viridis, the proteins below share one genomic window:
- a CDS encoding methyl-accepting chemotaxis protein, with protein MLPLSIVIQLVVFAVTWYAAGWVFALVVTGLSCIGLFVVRRGAQPALPEDTEVMKDDAVAQHSDLTCLEQLGHTITPQLIEQIDSARQQTKQAADNMSGEFSQLVSNISATLSSLDDSSASSLQQTAQHSREQLTQILTYLEQSNVNQQQRTDTFKTMVEQSKELQAMAIDVAKIAEQTNLLALNASIEAARAGDNGRGFAVVADEVRALANSSGETGVKINKMVETISQAMQSSMSMMENELEERQALTDKYQLQINEVIDTWLTLSQNVEQQAQVLQTSNEDNRQKISEILVDLQFQDRVDQIQHSVTIALEIMTQELDEFIAQRRSSTNARFNHERISEALSRSTVTRSKRR; from the coding sequence ATGCTCCCACTATCCATTGTCATCCAACTCGTGGTTTTTGCTGTCACCTGGTATGCGGCAGGCTGGGTTTTTGCTTTGGTCGTAACTGGCTTATCTTGTATCGGGTTATTTGTCGTCCGTCGCGGGGCCCAACCCGCACTGCCCGAGGACACCGAAGTCATGAAGGATGATGCAGTTGCCCAGCACAGCGACCTGACCTGCCTTGAACAACTGGGCCATACCATTACCCCTCAGCTGATAGAGCAGATTGATAGCGCCCGCCAGCAAACCAAGCAAGCTGCAGATAATATGTCTGGCGAATTTTCGCAGCTTGTCAGCAATATTAGCGCAACCCTCAGCAGCCTGGACGATAGCAGTGCCAGCAGCTTGCAACAAACGGCTCAGCACAGCCGTGAACAGCTAACCCAGATCCTCACATATCTCGAACAGTCTAATGTCAACCAGCAACAGCGGACAGACACCTTCAAAACCATGGTTGAGCAGAGTAAAGAGCTACAGGCAATGGCCATCGACGTCGCGAAAATTGCGGAGCAAACCAATTTACTCGCGCTCAATGCCTCTATTGAAGCTGCGCGCGCCGGTGATAATGGCCGGGGGTTTGCCGTGGTGGCCGATGAGGTAAGAGCGCTGGCCAATTCTAGCGGCGAAACCGGCGTCAAGATCAACAAAATGGTCGAGACTATCTCCCAGGCAATGCAAAGCTCGATGAGTATGATGGAAAACGAGCTTGAAGAGCGCCAGGCCCTGACCGACAAGTATCAGCTACAGATTAATGAAGTAATCGACACCTGGCTAACCCTGTCACAAAACGTAGAGCAACAAGCACAGGTGCTGCAAACCTCAAATGAGGACAATCGGCAGAAAATCTCGGAAATACTGGTCGACTTACAATTTCAGGACCGTGTCGATCAGATCCAGCACAGCGTTACGATTGCCCTGGAAATTATGACCCAAGAGCTGGATGAGTTTATTGCGCAGCGTCGCAGCAGCACCAACGCCAGGTTCAATCACGAACGGATCAGCGAGGCGTTATCGCGTTCCACTGTAACGCGAAGCAAAAGAAGATGA
- a CDS encoding DUF4826 family protein yields MTIKDTQLSKEEQQRQVAQWQHASLQAAQKHLAEKGILGMNILVKDSRILPPVCGIWKIKDNKGKSYWVISGKVPTDTMPVSGAADARAALKHFSYQWQIKADKILSAEHVDQTQSEYANILIHHAHGLYDLANKDQLWANAAS; encoded by the coding sequence ATGACGATAAAAGACACACAATTAAGTAAAGAAGAACAGCAACGTCAGGTTGCACAATGGCAACACGCATCGTTGCAGGCCGCTCAGAAACACCTTGCAGAAAAGGGCATACTTGGCATGAACATCCTGGTCAAAGACTCGCGTATTTTGCCACCCGTCTGTGGTATCTGGAAAATTAAAGACAACAAAGGTAAGAGCTACTGGGTTATATCAGGCAAAGTGCCGACCGATACCATGCCTGTTAGCGGCGCAGCGGATGCCCGCGCTGCTCTCAAGCACTTTTCCTATCAGTGGCAAATAAAAGCAGATAAAATTCTGAGCGCGGAACACGTTGACCAGACGCAGAGCGAATACGCTAATATCCTGATCCACCACGCTCATGGCTTATACGATCTGGCAAACAAAGACCAGCTATGGGCTAATGCAGCATCGTAA
- a CDS encoding GNAT family N-acetyltransferase, producing the protein MNYHVDRVSWQKTQGQLRQIRERVFVYELHLPKEVEFDQHDKTAEHVLVRDENQCPIGTGRLCCDGLISRIAIIRSHRNREAYQSLIGFLSILAEQKGYENVFVQCILDEVPTFLKSGFSKQGSVFMEAGIPRQRMKCPVKEMNSEPFTMLH; encoded by the coding sequence ATGAATTACCACGTCGATAGAGTGAGTTGGCAAAAAACTCAGGGACAACTGCGCCAAATCCGTGAACGAGTCTTCGTTTACGAGCTTCATCTTCCAAAAGAAGTAGAGTTTGATCAACACGATAAGACCGCAGAGCATGTACTGGTGCGGGACGAAAATCAATGCCCAATTGGAACTGGCAGGTTATGTTGTGATGGTTTGATCAGCAGAATTGCTATCATCCGCTCACACAGAAACCGCGAAGCGTACCAATCTTTGATAGGATTTCTCAGTATTTTGGCAGAGCAAAAAGGGTATGAGAATGTCTTTGTGCAATGTATTTTGGACGAAGTACCCACCTTCTTAAAATCTGGCTTTTCAAAACAGGGCAGCGTGTTTATGGAGGCAGGCATTCCAAGACAAAGAATGAAATGCCCGGTAAAAGAAATGAACTCAGAGCCGTTTACGATGCTGCATTAG
- a CDS encoding cupin domain-containing protein has protein sequence MYQLSLNALTEAAFLTQYWQKKPLLIKQGFKDFSDPLSPEELAGLAMEENIESRIVTNHDNHWDAHHGPFEDFSLLTEQHSTLLVQAVDHWHPQAATLLEPFRFIPNWRIDDLMISFSTPGGGVGPHLDQYDVFIIQGQGKRRWRVGMPDASLKQFAQNKSLLQVEQFEAIIDAELEPGDILYIPPGCPHEGYAVENALNYSVGFRAPDQKDLLSSLADHLIDSELGTQRYNDPDLTVRDSLGEISSQDKGKIRTMLESVLHDSEIFDEWLGRTLSEPKHEMDLAPLDPPLSADSLLDDITPEDILVRSGGVRALYQVTTQAVILSVNGQNFALPLEVLPAVKKLTDQNNTPMSALLDCIDCLEFKQTLTTLINDGSFYIEDWV, from the coding sequence ATGTATCAGCTATCTCTCAATGCCCTCACCGAGGCAGCTTTCCTTACTCAGTATTGGCAGAAAAAACCGCTACTTATCAAACAAGGCTTTAAGGACTTTAGCGATCCGCTGTCGCCAGAAGAGCTGGCCGGTCTGGCAATGGAAGAAAACATCGAGTCGCGTATCGTCACTAATCATGACAATCACTGGGACGCACATCACGGACCGTTTGAAGATTTCTCTTTGCTTACAGAGCAACATAGTACGTTACTGGTACAAGCGGTTGACCATTGGCACCCTCAGGCGGCAACCTTACTTGAACCCTTTCGGTTTATTCCAAACTGGCGAATAGATGACTTAATGATCAGTTTTTCAACGCCCGGAGGCGGTGTTGGTCCGCACCTCGACCAGTACGATGTATTTATTATTCAGGGCCAGGGCAAACGACGCTGGCGTGTCGGCATGCCCGATGCAAGCCTGAAGCAATTTGCGCAAAACAAGAGTTTATTGCAGGTAGAACAGTTTGAAGCCATCATAGATGCTGAGCTGGAACCCGGGGACATCTTATATATTCCACCCGGCTGCCCCCACGAAGGGTATGCGGTTGAAAATGCCCTGAACTATTCCGTCGGGTTCAGAGCGCCGGATCAGAAAGACCTGCTCTCCAGTCTCGCCGATCATTTGATTGACTCAGAACTGGGTACGCAACGTTACAACGACCCGGACCTTACAGTACGTGATTCCTTAGGTGAAATCAGCAGCCAGGATAAGGGTAAGATCCGCACCATGTTAGAGTCCGTATTGCACGACAGTGAGATATTCGACGAGTGGCTCGGGCGCACACTGAGTGAGCCAAAGCACGAGATGGACTTAGCGCCGCTGGATCCGCCACTATCCGCGGACTCCTTACTGGACGATATTACACCTGAAGACATTTTGGTACGTTCTGGCGGTGTCAGAGCTTTGTACCAGGTGACGACACAGGCCGTAATTCTGAGCGTGAACGGACAAAATTTTGCTTTGCCTTTAGAGGTCTTACCAGCGGTTAAAAAGCTGACAGATCAAAACAATACCCCCATGTCTGCATTATTAGACTGTATTGACTGTTTGGAATTTAAACAAACTTTAACTACGCTTATAAACGATGGGTCCTTTTACATTGAGGACTGGGTGTAA
- the purB gene encoding adenylosuccinate lyase, translated as MELSALTAISPVDGRYGSKTSELRSIFSEFGLIKYRVTVEVRWLQALAQAAAINEVPAFSEQANALLDSIVDNFSEADAQRVKEIERTTNHDVKAVEYLLKEKVADNAELQAVNEFIHFACTSEDINNLSHGLMLSEARDQVLLPYCDKLLAAIKEKAIEYKSVAMMTRTHGQPASPSTMGKEFANVYVRLQRQREQIANVQILGKINGAVGNYNAHLSAYPDYDWHAHAEQFVTSLGLTWNAFTTQIEPHDYIAELFDAVARFNTILLDFDRDVWGYIALNHFKQKTIAGEIGSSTMPHKVNPIDFENSEGNLGIANAIFTHLAQKLPVSRWQRDLTDSTVLRNLGVGMGYTLIAYQATLKGISKLEVNADRLLAELDDNWELLAEPIQTVMRKYGIEKPYEKLKELTRGKRVNQEIMAEFIDGLDLPEQVKADMKLMTPANYIGRAEAFIDELN; from the coding sequence ATGGAGCTTTCGGCGTTAACCGCTATCTCTCCAGTGGATGGCCGCTATGGTAGCAAAACCAGTGAGCTGAGAAGTATTTTCAGTGAGTTCGGCCTGATCAAGTACCGCGTAACCGTTGAAGTGCGTTGGCTACAAGCCCTGGCCCAGGCCGCTGCAATCAACGAAGTTCCGGCTTTCAGTGAGCAGGCAAATGCCCTACTGGACAGCATTGTTGATAACTTCAGCGAAGCCGATGCACAGCGTGTCAAAGAGATTGAGCGCACCACCAACCATGACGTTAAAGCCGTTGAGTATCTGTTAAAAGAGAAAGTGGCCGACAACGCTGAGCTTCAGGCTGTTAATGAGTTCATTCACTTTGCCTGTACCTCAGAAGACATTAACAACCTATCGCATGGCCTGATGCTGAGTGAAGCACGCGACCAGGTACTACTGCCCTACTGCGATAAGTTACTTGCTGCCATTAAAGAAAAAGCAATTGAATATAAATCGGTCGCTATGATGACCCGTACCCACGGTCAGCCTGCTTCTCCTTCTACTATGGGTAAGGAATTCGCCAACGTCTATGTACGCCTGCAGCGTCAGCGCGAGCAAATCGCCAACGTCCAGATCCTGGGCAAAATTAATGGCGCCGTAGGTAACTACAATGCTCACCTGAGCGCATACCCAGACTATGACTGGCACGCGCACGCAGAGCAGTTTGTCACTAGCCTTGGCCTGACCTGGAATGCGTTCACTACGCAAATTGAGCCGCACGATTATATCGCAGAGCTGTTCGATGCAGTGGCACGTTTCAACACCATTTTGCTCGACTTTGACCGTGACGTTTGGGGCTACATTGCACTGAACCACTTCAAGCAAAAAACCATTGCAGGTGAAATCGGCTCTTCAACCATGCCGCATAAAGTAAACCCAATTGACTTCGAAAACTCAGAAGGCAACCTGGGCATTGCGAATGCTATCTTCACTCACCTTGCACAAAAGCTACCAGTATCTCGCTGGCAGCGCGACCTGACTGACTCGACAGTACTGCGTAACCTGGGTGTAGGTATGGGTTACACCCTGATCGCCTACCAGGCGACACTTAAAGGGATCAGCAAGCTGGAAGTCAATGCCGATCGTCTGTTAGCTGAGCTGGATGACAACTGGGAGCTACTTGCAGAGCCAATCCAGACAGTAATGCGTAAATATGGTATCGAAAAACCATATGAGAAGCTCAAAGAGCTGACACGTGGCAAGCGCGTTAACCAGGAAATCATGGCTGAGTTTATCGATGGTTTAGACCTGCCAGAGCAAGTAAAAGCTGACATGAAGCTAATGACACCGGCCAACTACATTGGCCGCGCCGAAGCCTTTATCGATGAGCTAAACTAA
- the hflD gene encoding high frequency lysogenization protein HflD has protein sequence MQREVVIPLAAMCQIAKLVQKCARYGTFNRHEAESLLKSITITSPKNPQDVYEDPSAVKQGCRALVDQLSAQGEKDVEMVKYVGSLMQLERALSANDKAMSELGKRIEQLDRQLQHFDIVDEQIIGALADIYSQVVSPVGPKIQIFGKPELLKQPNVQHQIRALLLAGIRSAVLWRQLGGKRRQFFFAKKKIIAAAQSYI, from the coding sequence ATGCAACGTGAAGTCGTGATCCCGCTGGCAGCCATGTGTCAGATAGCCAAGCTTGTGCAAAAATGTGCCCGCTATGGCACTTTTAATCGTCATGAAGCGGAGAGCCTGCTAAAAAGTATTACTATTACATCGCCAAAAAATCCACAAGATGTCTACGAAGATCCCAGTGCTGTGAAGCAAGGCTGTCGCGCGCTGGTTGATCAGCTGAGCGCACAAGGTGAAAAAGACGTCGAAATGGTTAAATACGTTGGCAGCCTGATGCAGCTGGAGCGTGCCCTGTCCGCCAACGACAAGGCTATGTCGGAGCTGGGCAAACGTATCGAACAGCTCGACAGACAGTTACAACATTTCGACATTGTTGATGAGCAAATCATTGGGGCATTGGCGGATATTTACAGCCAGGTCGTGAGTCCGGTTGGGCCGAAAATTCAAATTTTTGGTAAACCCGAGTTGCTCAAACAACCCAATGTACAACATCAGATCCGGGCCCTGTTGTTGGCCGGGATCCGCAGTGCAGTGCTGTGGCGTCAGCTCGGTGGTAAGCGTCGCCAGTTCTTCTTTGCGAAGAAGAAAATTATTGCTGCTGCACAAAGTTATATTTAA
- the mnmA gene encoding tRNA 2-thiouridine(34) synthase MnmA — protein sequence MSDNSQIKVIVGMSGGVDSSVSAYLLKQQGYQVEGLFMKNWEEDDNDEYCAAAEDLKDAQAVCDKLGIELHTVNFAAEYWDNVFEYFLAEYKAGRTPNPDIMCNKEIKFKAFLEFAAEALGADYIATGHYVRREERDGKFAMLRGLDNNKDQSYFLYTLSHEHVAQTLFPVGNIEKPEVRRIAEEQDLITHDKKDSTGICFIGERKFKDFLQKFLPAQPGKIEDSEGNHVGEHEGLMYHTLGQRKGLLIGGMKEGSGEPWYVVDKDVERNVLVVGQGKNHPRLFSNGLNANQLHWVDRVGPQGTTRCTVKTRYRQEDIPCTLLVGQDGMARVLFDEPQKAVTPGQSAVFYLDDVCLGGGIIESVIK from the coding sequence ATGAGCGATAACAGTCAAATTAAAGTCATCGTCGGTATGTCCGGCGGCGTAGATTCCTCCGTTTCAGCCTACCTGCTTAAACAGCAAGGTTATCAGGTTGAAGGCCTGTTCATGAAGAACTGGGAAGAAGACGACAATGACGAATACTGTGCCGCTGCTGAAGATTTAAAAGATGCTCAGGCTGTGTGCGACAAACTGGGTATTGAGCTACATACCGTCAACTTTGCCGCAGAATACTGGGACAATGTATTCGAGTACTTTCTTGCCGAATACAAAGCCGGTCGTACGCCAAACCCGGATATCATGTGCAACAAAGAAATCAAATTTAAGGCATTTCTTGAGTTTGCAGCCGAGGCACTGGGCGCCGATTATATTGCGACGGGTCACTATGTGCGTCGTGAAGAGCGCGATGGCAAGTTTGCCATGTTGCGCGGACTGGATAACAACAAAGACCAGAGCTACTTCCTGTACACGCTTAGCCACGAGCACGTAGCACAAACCTTGTTCCCGGTTGGCAATATTGAAAAACCAGAAGTACGCCGTATTGCAGAAGAGCAAGATCTGATCACCCACGACAAGAAAGACAGTACCGGTATTTGCTTTATTGGCGAGCGCAAGTTCAAAGACTTCCTGCAAAAATTCTTGCCGGCACAGCCTGGCAAAATTGAAGACAGTGAAGGCAATCATGTCGGTGAACATGAAGGCCTGATGTATCACACTTTGGGCCAGCGCAAAGGCCTGCTGATCGGAGGTATGAAGGAAGGTTCAGGTGAACCCTGGTATGTCGTCGACAAAGACGTGGAGCGCAATGTACTGGTCGTTGGACAAGGCAAAAACCACCCTCGCCTGTTCAGCAATGGACTCAACGCCAACCAGTTACACTGGGTTGATCGAGTAGGCCCGCAAGGCACCACGCGTTGTACGGTTAAAACCCGTTACCGCCAGGAAGATATTCCATGTACCCTGCTGGTTGGTCAGGATGGTATGGCTCGGGTACTGTTCGATGAGCCGCAAAAAGCGGTAACACCAGGTCAGTCTGCCGTATTTTATCTGGATGACGTCTGCCTGGGTGGCGGTATTATTGAGTCGGTGATCAAGTAA